TTTAGTATCATCATCTAAAAGACCAAAAAATAAAATATTAATATGCTCTTTAAAGTATGAGTAAAACCCAAAATCAGCACATAAAAAAAGGCTTACTACGAAATAACAAATAAAAAGATAATAAACTAAAAACTTTTCAAAATATGTTAATAACATATCTTTTTTTACATAATATAATATTATAAGAATTATTGTTGGTATTGCTTGAATATAGCCAATAACAGTTAAATCAATTCTAAAACCAAGAAAAAAAGCATTAAATATATCTAAGTACAAGCCCTCTAAACTATCAAGTAAAGAATAGTAATTAAAAAAAACAAGTCTAAAAATTGACATAAAAACTAAAAATAGTATATGTGCTAGTAAAAGCTTTTTAAAAATACTTAGTACATTTGAGATAATTGTTTTATTCATTTTTTATCCATTTTTAAATTATATAAGCTATCAAATAGTTTAAAAAAGCTTTTAATATCTTGACCAAAAAGTTTATCAATAAATTTTATCTTGCTTAATTTTATTAAAATTGATATTTTTTTTGCAAGTTTATTTAATTTTGATTTAAAGTCGTAGTTTTTTGTTAAGTTTATATAGTTATCAATAATATCTTCATAATCTATTTCTACATTTGCTCTTATTTTTGTTAAAGATAATAAAAAGAGTAAAAAATCTCTATATTGCAAAGTTTTTAAATCGACATTTTTATTAAAACTATCTTCTAAATCAATCACATATACTTTATTATTTTTGTATGTTAAGTTTCTTGATTGAGCTCCACCATGATACTCATCACAATTATGTATTTGTGCAATAGTCTCAATTGCTTTAGGAATAAAAAAGAAAATATCCTCTTTTTTAGTATCTTTTTTTCTAATATGTGAATGTATAGTTCGTCCTGTATCTTCTAAAACAAAAAAATCATCTTCTTTATAAACTACTTTAGGTACGTTTATACCTAATGTTTCAAATCTTTTTAATTTTGATGTTTCAAATTCTAGTGCTTCTTTTGCACTTTTATACTCAACTGGTGTAATTATCTCTAATTTAAATATTTTGTAATATATTTTATGACTAAAAGAAGACATAGTAGGTCTTGCTTTTTTAACCCAATACTTTTTATCTTGAAAAACTAGTGAATAAATCTCTTTATCTTTATTTAAAAGATTTTGTTCTTTTACAAAACTGATTAAATCAAGCATATACTTCCCATAAAATTAAAATCCAACACACTAAATGTAAAATTATTGTAAACATAACAGCAGTTGAGCCTATATCTTTTGCAGTTTTAGCTAAAGGTGCAAACTCTTTTGTCACTAAATCTACTACATTTTCAATAGCAGAATTCACTAACTCAACTATTAAAACTAAAATTCCAGTAACTAAAAGTATTAATTTATAAGTCAAATTTGCATCAATAACTAAAATTCCAGCGATAATAAAAATTGCACTAAAAAGCTCTAATCTAAAAGAGTTTTCTGTTTTTAATGCATGTTTTAATCCACTTAAGGCATATTTTGTATTTTTAAAAAGATGGTATTTTGGTTTATTATTCATTATTACTTCTTATAAATCTCTTTGTAGAACTGTTTCCATCTTTTATGTTGCCAAAACCAAAAATCTGGTTTATTCCTAATTTGCTCTTCTATTACTTTTGATTGCATAATTGTAAGCTCTTTAACTTTATCATCTGTTTTAAATTCTATATTTCTTACATCTAAAGGTTCATATACTTTTAAAGTATAATCCCTAAAATCATTCATTTGTGAGAATATAGGTATTATTAAAGCATCAAATTTTAATGCAAGTCTTGAAGTAGAGTCCGTTGCAAGTACTTTTTTATTAAAAAAATCTATCTCAATACCATCTTTAATATGTTGGTCAATTACAACAGCAACATGATGATTATTTTTAAGTGCTTTTAACATACCCTTGGCTGCTGTTTTTTTCTCTAGCATTATTATATTGTTTCTATCTCTTGCTTCTATATAAAGCTTATTTATCAATGGATTATCCATTTTTCTATTTACAACTGCTAATGTTCCAAATTTTAACGCAACATAAGGTAAAGCTATTTCCCACCCGCCATAGTGAGCCGTAATAAATATGATTTTTCTGTTATTTTCAATAGCTTCTGTAATATAGTGTTCATTTTCAAAATTTGCTTTTTTAAAAAGTTTCTCTTTTGAAATAGATTGGTTTTCAACAAACTCATACATATTAAAAAAAAGTGATTTATATGAGTTAAATCTAATTTCTTCTTTTCTTTCTTGAGAGATAGTATCACCAAACACTAAATCTAAATTTGCTTGTACTATTTTGTTATATCTTTTATTAAATTTATTAACTAATTTTGTAGCAAATATTAATAATGGTTTTATTATAAAATAAGGCATCACTGCAAATATAAATCTAAAAATTTTATATAAAACATATCTATAATAATCTTTAATTTTTCTCTTCATAAAGAATTTCCTTTGCCATTTTTACAATATTTTTTTCATCTATTTCTTTAATTGAGAAATCGCTTTTATCCAATTTATATGGATTTACTTTTGAATTTGACTCAATTATTCTATTTATATTTGTTTCATAAGTATTTCTATATCCTGGTGTATTACCAAAAAGCGTAATAGATGGTATGTTTAAAGCCCAAGCCATATGTGTAGGTCCAGTATCATTGCCTATTACCAAATCCACCTTTGAAACTAGTGCTTTTAAGCTATTTAAATCTAATTTTGGAAGAACTGTTACATTTGAACTATTATTTGCAATATTATTTGCAATTTGCTTTTCAGATTCACTTCCCCAAACAATTAAATAGTTTTCATCTAAAGAATTTGTAATATTAGCAAATTTTTCATTAGAATACATTTTACTTGCCCAGCTAGCACCGACAATTAAAAGTATATTCTTCTTATTTTCACTTAAAAATTCATATATTTTTTTATCTTTATTTTTAAAAAATAAAAAAGGTTTTTTATTTAAAATATCTTTTTTTGTTATAATAAAATCTAAAGGTTCTGATAAAATCTTTGCATTTCTATCAATTGCATTTTTATCATATGAAATACTTATTTTTTGATTATATAAACTTGCTGCAAATTTTTCTCTAATTGAAAGCTTACTAAAACCAGCTACTTTTTTGCCTATTAATTTTGAAACTATTGCTGATTTTATTAAACCTTGGGCATCAATTACTAAATCATACTCATTTTTTGAGTATTTTCTTGCTAATTTTATTTGTCTAAAAAGTTCTTTTTTATTTTTTTTAATACTTTTTAGATTTAATTCATAAATATTATCAATATGAGGATTATATTGCAAAACTTTACTAAATGCACCCTCAACAAACCAATCAATTTTAATATTTGGGTAATTAGTTTTTATAAACTGCAAAGCTACCATTGCATGGATTATATCACCCATTGCAGATAGTTTAACAATTGCAAGTTTATTTATTTTTGACATACTATTTCTAATTCTAGCATTTTAGGTATTTCAATTTTATCAAGTGAAGATTCAACTAAAAATGAATACTCAGGAAGAATAATTTTCAATACATCATCTTCTAAAGCATATTCTACTTTTGGTTTTGAATAATCTTGATTTATTATCAAATTTAAAGAAATCATAAAAGACATCCACTGCATTGTTTCTAAATTTGGTAGTAATTCTTCATATCCTTGTAAATCTTTTTTAGTAGGTAAAGACTTTTTAGAATATTTTATTGTATATGCTACTATTACTCTTGAAGTATGTAAAAAATCATAATTTAAACCATTTAATATAAAATTAAAAGTATTATCATTAACTTTATAAAAATTTAGTGTAGTACCAATTGAATGAAGCTTTGAAGCAACAACTAAAAGTGTTCTAAACTTATCATCCAAGTTATGCATAGGTTTTAAAACTTCGAATATTTTACTTGCATTGTTTCCATAGTATGCACTTTGATTACCATCAATTTCAAACCTATCAAGTAATGATCTTAAACTTATATTAAAATTTGAAGGAAATTTATGACTTGAATTTCTCAATAAATCACAAAGGTAAACACCTTCTCTTACACCAACTCCAGAAGTAATAACTTTATTTATACTTAACTCTTCTAAGATGGTATTAAAAATAAAAGTACCCTCTTTTATAGTATCAAATCTATCTTTTTTTATACCTAATTTTTTTAATTCAGTAATATCTTTAGCATTTATGATTGAATTTATAAGTGCTTTATTTGCTTGAACATTATAAGTATATCCATGTAAAACATCAAGTGGGTAAGAACTATCTTTCATTATTGCTTTAGTAATTGCTCTAATACTTCCACCAATTCCTACAACAGTTGACGGAATATTAATATCTAATTCAAAAATCTTTTTTAAATTACTTGAAATATACTCTTTTGCTTCTGTTACACTTCCCTTATCAAAAAAAAGTTCTTTTAACCTTACTGTTCCTATATTTAAAGAGATTGATTTTGTTATTTGCCCATCTTTTACAAAACAAAATTCAGTAGAACCTCCTCCAATATCAACAGTTATAAACTCGTTATTATGAAGTAAATTCAAAGCTGCAACACCACCGTAGTATGCTTCTTTCTCTCCATTTATAACTTTTATATTTAAGCCTAGTTCTTTTTTTACTCTTGATAAAAAAACTTTCGAGTTTGGTGCATCACGAAGTGCAGACGTTGCAACACAAATCACTTTTTTTGCTTTTAGTGAATTTGATATATTTAAAAAAGATTTTAATGAATTAAAAGCTCTATTCATAGGCATCTCTTGAAGATTGCCATCATTTTCATAACAGCCTTCTGAGATTTTAACCCTACTTTTAGTTTCATTAATCAAATGAAATGCGAATCTACTACTTTTTTGTAATACAACCATTCGCATTGAGTTTGACCCAATGTCTATAATAGTTGTAGTTTTTGCCATTTTATAGCTCTTCTTCTTGTAATTGTTCGAATTTAAATTTTAATTCTTCCATTGTTTCTTGATTATCTGAATCCACAATAATACAATCAACAGGACAAACTTCAATACATGATGGTTCTTCATAATGCCCAACACATTCAGTACATCTATCAGGATCAATAATATATATTGGATCACCCTCTTCTATCGCATAGTTTGGACACTCATCTCTACATGCATCACATGCAATACATTCATCTGTTATAATTAAAGACATTTACGTACCTAAATCCTAAGTTAAAATAATTAATCTTGGATTTATAACCTAAAGTTTATTAATAGTATCTTTAATTAGATTAAAATCATAGATACTTTTAGCCACAATTAAGAATTCATCATTTTGATAAAGATTTAAGTCTTCACACATGAAAACTCCTGCTGCAATATCAAACTGTCTTAAACTACCAGCAAATAGAACAAATTTGTAGTTTCTAGCATCACATAAAGATAGTGCAATTGCACCTAAACTTCTATATTTTATATTTTTATTAAAAAGTTTTTGACAAAGTTTAGGGTGAGTATAAGCTCTTTCAAAAACTCCCATTTTATTATTATCTACTTTTAAATTCTTTATAGATTTCAATGTTTTTAATTCAAGTTTTTCAAGAGAAGAACCTTTAATTTTATAAGTTATTATTCCAGTAGCTAGGTTACAAATTACAGCTGCTATTATTTTATTATTTTCTTCTAAAGCCACTGATGTTCCATAATAAGGTAAATTTGAAGCTAAATTATCACTTCCATCAATGGGGTCAATTATTATATTTGTTTTTTTATTTGAAGATATATATCCACTCTCTTCTGAGTAAATATTTCCATATTTATTTAAATGGTTTATAAAAATAGATTCAGCTTTTAAATCAATAGTTAAACTATCATCTCCACCAAAACCTATTTTTCCAGTAGCTTTTATGTCAGTTGAAGACATATGAGTATGTATATACTCATATATCTGTTTATTTGCTTTTATGCAATCTTGAATAAAAGCATTCATATTATGATAATGCTTTAATAATCTCTTTTGCAGCTTCTCTTCCATCTGCTGCTGCTGTTACTGCTAAATGCGCACCTCTTTGACAATCTCCACCAGCGAAATACTTCTCATTTGAAGTTTGATATTTATCATTTATTTCAATTCCACCCCAAGAGTTAATATCAACCTTTGCTTCTTTTAAGAATGTAGGAACTTCTGGAGAAAAACCTAATGCCATAATAACAACATCAGCTTCTTCAAGATATTCACTTCCCTCAACTATTTGTACTTTTTGTCTTCCTGTTTCATCAGGTTCACTTAAAGCTGTTTTTTGAACTTCAATTGCAATAGCTTTATTATTTTTTAGTTTTATAGCTTTAGGAGAAGCATTAAAGATATATTCAACACCTTCTTCTTTGGCATTAACAACTTCTTTTTTACTTCCTGGCATATTTGCTTCATCTCTTCTATAAAGACATTTTACAGATTTTGCTCTTTCTCTAACAGAAGTTCTAACGCAGTCCATAGCAGTATCTCCACCACCAATAACAACTACATTTTTATCAGAAACATCAATAAAATCTTCAACTTCTTGTCCAAAATTTCTTTTTTGTATCTTCTTTAAAAAATCAATTGCTAAATGAACATTTGGTGCTTCTTCACCTTCAATTTTAGCCATTTTTCCTTTAGTTGCTCCAATTCCTAAAAAGATTGCATCAA
The window above is part of the Malaciobacter marinus genome. Proteins encoded here:
- a CDS encoding RIO1 family regulatory kinase/ATPase; this translates as MLDLISFVKEQNLLNKDKEIYSLVFQDKKYWVKKARPTMSSFSHKIYYKIFKLEIITPVEYKSAKEALEFETSKLKRFETLGINVPKVVYKEDDFFVLEDTGRTIHSHIRKKDTKKEDIFFFIPKAIETIAQIHNCDEYHGGAQSRNLTYKNNKVYVIDLEDSFNKNVDLKTLQYRDFLLFLLSLTKIRANVEIDYEDIIDNYINLTKNYDFKSKLNKLAKKISILIKLSKIKFIDKLFGQDIKSFFKLFDSLYNLKMDKK
- a CDS encoding inositol monophosphatase family protein; this encodes MEEKLQKRLLKHYHNMNAFIQDCIKANKQIYEYIHTHMSSTDIKATGKIGFGGDDSLTIDLKAESIFINHLNKYGNIYSEESGYISSNKKTNIIIDPIDGSDNLASNLPYYGTSVALEENNKIIAAVICNLATGIITYKIKGSSLEKLELKTLKSIKNLKVDNNKMGVFERAYTHPKLCQKLFNKNIKYRSLGAIALSLCDARNYKFVLFAGSLRQFDIAAGVFMCEDLNLYQNDEFLIVAKSIYDFNLIKDTINKL
- the waaC gene encoding lipopolysaccharide heptosyltransferase I, which encodes MSKINKLAIVKLSAMGDIIHAMVALQFIKTNYPNIKIDWFVEGAFSKVLQYNPHIDNIYELNLKSIKKNKKELFRQIKLARKYSKNEYDLVIDAQGLIKSAIVSKLIGKKVAGFSKLSIREKFAASLYNQKISISYDKNAIDRNAKILSEPLDFIITKKDILNKKPFLFFKNKDKKIYEFLSENKKNILLIVGASWASKMYSNEKFANITNSLDENYLIVWGSESEKQIANNIANNSSNVTVLPKLDLNSLKALVSKVDLVIGNDTGPTHMAWALNIPSITLFGNTPGYRNTYETNINRIIESNSKVNPYKLDKSDFSIKEIDEKNIVKMAKEILYEEKN
- a CDS encoding lipid A biosynthesis lauroyl acyltransferase is translated as MKRKIKDYYRYVLYKIFRFIFAVMPYFIIKPLLIFATKLVNKFNKRYNKIVQANLDLVFGDTISQERKEEIRFNSYKSLFFNMYEFVENQSISKEKLFKKANFENEHYITEAIENNRKIIFITAHYGGWEIALPYVALKFGTLAVVNRKMDNPLINKLYIEARDRNNIIMLEKKTAAKGMLKALKNNHHVAVVIDQHIKDGIEIDFFNKKVLATDSTSRLALKFDALIIPIFSQMNDFRDYTLKVYEPLDVRNIEFKTDDKVKELTIMQSKVIEEQIRNKPDFWFWQHKRWKQFYKEIYKK
- a CDS encoding diacylglycerol kinase — protein: MNNKPKYHLFKNTKYALSGLKHALKTENSFRLELFSAIFIIAGILVIDANLTYKLILLVTGILVLIVELVNSAIENVVDLVTKEFAPLAKTAKDIGSTAVMFTIILHLVCWILILWEVYA
- a CDS encoding YfhL family 4Fe-4S dicluster ferredoxin, with the translated sequence MSLIITDECIACDACRDECPNYAIEEGDPIYIIDPDRCTECVGHYEEPSCIEVCPVDCIIVDSDNQETMEELKFKFEQLQEEEL
- a CDS encoding glutamate synthase subunit beta, which produces MLNFTKFERVNPNKRDVLQRLKDFNEVYEVFEKNKAKEQSDRCMQCGDPYCHSKCPLHNFIPAWLKQTAEKNLELAFALSNETSPFPEILGKICPHDVLCEGDCSLNTGHGAVSIGAVETHINEQAFEKGMKPKFAPINLNKKVAIIGSGPAGISAATFLLRKGIAVEMFERDDRAGGLLTYGIPGFKLDKSSVERRINWLLEAGMRLHVNCEIGKDKTIDDLEKEFDAIFLGIGATKGKMAKIEGEEAPNVHLAIDFLKKIQKRNFGQEVEDFIDVSDKNVVVIGGGDTAMDCVRTSVRERAKSVKCLYRRDEANMPGSKKEVVNAKEEGVEYIFNASPKAIKLKNNKAIAIEVQKTALSEPDETGRQKVQIVEGSEYLEEADVVIMALGFSPEVPTFLKEAKVDINSWGGIEINDKYQTSNEKYFAGGDCQRGAHLAVTAAADGREAAKEIIKALS
- a CDS encoding Ppx/GppA phosphatase family protein; translated protein: MAKTTTIIDIGSNSMRMVVLQKSSRFAFHLINETKSRVKISEGCYENDGNLQEMPMNRAFNSLKSFLNISNSLKAKKVICVATSALRDAPNSKVFLSRVKKELGLNIKVINGEKEAYYGGVAALNLLHNNEFITVDIGGGSTEFCFVKDGQITKSISLNIGTVRLKELFFDKGSVTEAKEYISSNLKKIFELDINIPSTVVGIGGSIRAITKAIMKDSSYPLDVLHGYTYNVQANKALINSIINAKDITELKKLGIKKDRFDTIKEGTFIFNTILEELSINKVITSGVGVREGVYLCDLLRNSSHKFPSNFNISLRSLLDRFEIDGNQSAYYGNNASKIFEVLKPMHNLDDKFRTLLVVASKLHSIGTTLNFYKVNDNTFNFILNGLNYDFLHTSRVIVAYTIKYSKKSLPTKKDLQGYEELLPNLETMQWMSFMISLNLIINQDYSKPKVEYALEDDVLKIILPEYSFLVESSLDKIEIPKMLELEIVCQK